A single region of the Halobacterium wangiae genome encodes:
- a CDS encoding DUF790 family protein, translating into MLTKDLLRVSRAGGGYQPQFASADSEALAARVLGTFQGHVGEERGVLREALAALEADAEDFKLVRGLAHLVERDATFAVEAPVDPESARRAAFTAAEDIGVVTADERETALAAAAERFPGDVTTADLADSLYADRETREVLVEVAPRWSPAELLAQYNLSLAQTALFDATEVRVESTDPRSLVSAVKRLGLLYEIIPTEDGREVVLTGPDALFRNTRRYGTRFARVLRAVATADEWRVEATVDDRGTERLLVLTDADLSVPDADPVAEVSFDSGVEREFATRFDSLDLDWTLVREPDVLAAGDRLMVPDFAFEYDYGDARVYFEIMGFWTPEYVEKKLSQLEETDETLLVAVDASLGVGEEVAASDHRVVEYTGSVRVKDVVDALRDLEADLVAANADDIPDELAPDGDVVTLADLAATHGVSEAAVEAKSFPEHERVGRTLVRPEVLDAVAAELAAGLSREDAEATLDEYGIEDASAVLSRLGYRVEWEGLGGGTLREK; encoded by the coding sequence GTGCTCACGAAAGACCTCCTCCGCGTGTCCCGCGCGGGCGGCGGCTACCAGCCGCAGTTCGCGAGTGCCGACAGCGAGGCGCTCGCGGCCCGCGTCCTCGGGACGTTCCAGGGACACGTCGGGGAGGAGCGGGGCGTCCTCCGCGAGGCGCTCGCGGCCCTCGAGGCCGACGCCGAGGACTTCAAACTCGTGCGGGGCTTGGCCCACCTCGTCGAGCGCGACGCCACGTTCGCGGTCGAGGCTCCCGTCGACCCCGAGAGCGCGCGCCGCGCCGCCTTCACCGCCGCCGAGGACATCGGGGTCGTCACCGCCGACGAGCGCGAGACCGCGCTCGCCGCGGCCGCAGAGCGCTTCCCGGGCGACGTCACGACCGCCGACCTCGCCGACTCGCTGTACGCCGACCGGGAGACCCGCGAGGTGCTCGTGGAGGTCGCGCCGCGCTGGTCGCCCGCGGAACTCCTCGCCCAGTACAACCTCTCCCTGGCACAGACCGCGCTGTTCGACGCGACCGAAGTGCGTGTCGAGTCGACGGACCCGCGCTCGCTCGTCTCGGCGGTCAAACGCCTCGGCCTGCTGTACGAGATAATCCCGACTGAGGACGGCCGAGAGGTCGTCCTCACCGGCCCGGACGCGCTGTTCCGCAACACCCGGCGGTACGGCACGCGGTTCGCCCGCGTCCTCCGCGCCGTCGCGACGGCCGATGAGTGGCGCGTCGAGGCCACCGTCGACGACCGCGGCACCGAGCGCCTGCTCGTGCTCACCGACGCGGACCTCTCGGTGCCGGACGCCGACCCCGTCGCGGAGGTGTCCTTCGACAGCGGCGTCGAGCGCGAGTTCGCGACGCGCTTCGACTCACTGGACCTCGACTGGACGCTCGTCCGCGAACCGGACGTGCTCGCGGCGGGCGACCGCCTGATGGTGCCGGACTTCGCCTTCGAGTACGACTACGGCGACGCTCGCGTCTACTTCGAGATCATGGGGTTCTGGACGCCGGAGTACGTCGAGAAGAAGCTCTCGCAACTCGAGGAGACCGACGAGACGCTGCTGGTCGCCGTCGACGCGAGCCTCGGCGTCGGCGAGGAGGTCGCGGCCAGCGACCACCGGGTCGTCGAGTACACCGGCTCCGTCCGCGTCAAGGACGTCGTTGACGCACTCCGGGACCTCGAAGCCGACCTCGTGGCCGCGAACGCCGACGACATCCCGGACGAACTCGCTCCCGACGGCGACGTCGTGACGCTCGCGGACCTCGCCGCCACCCACGGCGTCAGCGAGGCAGCGGTCGAGGCGAAGTCGTTCCCGGAGCACGAGCGCGTCGGTCGGACGCTCGTCCGGCCCGAGGTACTGGACGCCGTCGCCGCCGAACTGGCGGCCGGGCTCTCCCGCGAGGACGCCGAAGCCACCCTCGACGAGTACGGCATCGAGGACGCGAGCGCGGTGCTCTCCCGTTTGGGTTACCGCGTCGAGTGGGAGGGACTCGGCGGCGGCACGCTCCGCGAGAAGTGA
- a CDS encoding GNAT family N-acetyltransferase, translated as MPGAVFRRGDRVTLRPVEREDAEFIQRGHNHPDVAVSLGLNRPENESEAESSIEGNEDDPLNVGLLVCLEDDEEPTPIGKVSLQNLHHTRPELSYWIVPEHQGNGYGTEAVEVLVDYAFSAHEIRGLQAQAFAPNQGSVGVLENVGFTHEGTLRDARFRDGEYVDVVWYGLLREEWEDD; from the coding sequence ATGCCAGGTGCAGTGTTTCGGCGCGGCGACCGGGTGACCCTCCGTCCGGTCGAACGCGAGGACGCCGAGTTCATCCAGCGCGGCCACAACCACCCGGACGTGGCCGTCTCGCTGGGTCTGAATCGGCCCGAGAACGAGTCGGAGGCGGAGTCGAGCATCGAGGGCAACGAGGACGACCCGCTGAACGTCGGCCTCCTCGTTTGCCTGGAGGACGACGAGGAACCGACGCCCATCGGGAAGGTGTCCCTGCAGAACCTCCACCACACGCGCCCCGAGCTCTCCTACTGGATCGTTCCAGAGCACCAGGGGAACGGCTACGGGACCGAAGCCGTCGAGGTGCTCGTAGACTACGCGTTCAGCGCGCACGAGATCCGCGGCCTGCAGGCGCAGGCGTTCGCCCCGAACCAGGGGTCCGTCGGTGTACTGGAGAACGTCGGGTTCACCCACGAGGGCACCCTCCGGGACGCGCGCTTCCGCGACGGCGAGTACGTCGACGTGGTGTGGTACGGACTGCTCCGCGAGGAGTGGGAGGACGACTGA
- a CDS encoding DEAD/DEAH box helicase: MTVRLAFEDGTLRVESNGVHQTPQASDAPHQKPEASEDDDLPDVEALPGVEYDERTGTGRAPAFRYADVRDYLDHRDIPFEDDALAADPLDVASAYELRDYQRDALDAWQANGRRGVLELPTGSGKTVIGLKAIEAVGRSALVVVPTIDLLVQWKRELAGEFDCDIGQLGGGEQTVGPVTVATYDSAYLRADDLGDRFALVVFDEVHHLGGEGFRDIARMLVAPARMGLTATFERPDNAHVVIADLVGDAVYRISVDDLAGDHLAAYDVKRIEVPLTDSERERYEDAQGTFTDYLQRSSVQLRSGSDYQELVKRSGTDPRAREALLAKQRARRIVRESDAKVAELQDILDRHRRDRVIVFTASTDLVYRLSEQFLLPAITHETSAPERREILEKFRDGTYSRVVTANVLDEGVDVPDANVAVVFAGSGSEREFTQRLGRVLRPKDDGGRALLYELVSADTAEERVADRRR, from the coding sequence GTGACAGTGCGGCTGGCGTTCGAGGACGGGACGCTCCGTGTCGAGAGCAACGGCGTTCACCAGACGCCACAAGCGTCCGATGCACCCCATCAGAAGCCGGAGGCTTCCGAGGACGACGACCTCCCGGACGTCGAAGCCCTCCCGGGGGTCGAGTACGACGAACGCACGGGGACGGGTCGCGCGCCGGCCTTCCGCTACGCCGACGTCCGCGACTACCTCGACCACCGCGACATCCCGTTCGAGGACGACGCGCTCGCCGCGGACCCGCTCGACGTCGCGTCAGCCTACGAACTCCGGGACTACCAGCGCGACGCGCTCGACGCCTGGCAGGCCAACGGTCGGCGCGGGGTGCTGGAACTCCCCACCGGCTCGGGGAAGACGGTCATCGGCCTGAAGGCCATCGAGGCGGTCGGCCGGAGTGCGCTCGTCGTCGTCCCGACCATCGACCTGCTCGTCCAGTGGAAGCGCGAACTCGCCGGCGAGTTCGACTGCGACATCGGCCAGCTCGGCGGCGGCGAGCAGACCGTCGGCCCGGTGACGGTCGCCACGTACGACTCGGCGTACCTCCGCGCGGACGACCTGGGCGACCGGTTCGCGCTCGTCGTCTTCGACGAGGTCCACCACCTCGGCGGGGAGGGGTTCCGCGACATCGCCCGCATGCTAGTCGCACCCGCCCGCATGGGGCTCACCGCGACGTTCGAGCGCCCCGACAACGCCCACGTCGTCATCGCGGACCTCGTCGGCGACGCCGTCTACCGCATCTCCGTGGACGATCTTGCGGGCGACCACCTCGCGGCCTACGACGTGAAGCGCATCGAGGTGCCGCTCACCGACTCGGAGCGCGAGCGCTACGAGGACGCCCAGGGCACGTTCACAGACTACCTCCAGCGGTCGAGCGTCCAGTTGCGCTCGGGCAGCGACTACCAGGAACTCGTCAAGCGCTCGGGCACCGACCCCCGGGCGCGGGAGGCGCTGCTCGCGAAGCAGCGCGCCCGCCGCATCGTCCGGGAGAGCGACGCCAAGGTCGCGGAACTCCAGGACATCCTCGACCGGCACCGCCGCGACCGGGTCATCGTGTTCACGGCGTCGACGGACCTCGTCTACCGGCTCTCCGAGCAGTTCCTCCTCCCCGCTATCACCCACGAGACGAGCGCGCCCGAACGCCGGGAGATCCTCGAGAAGTTCAGAGACGGGACGTACTCGCGTGTCGTGACCGCGAACGTCCTCGACGAGGGCGTCGACGTGCCCGACGCGAACGTCGCGGTGGTGTTCGCGGGCAGCGGGAGCGAACGGGAGTTCACCCAGCGTCTCGGGCGCGTGCTCCGGCCGAAAGACGACGGCGGCCGTGCGCTGCTGTACGAACTCGTGAGCGCGGACACCGCCGAGGAGCGCGTCGCCGACCGCCGCCGCTAG
- a CDS encoding RsmB/NOP family class I SAM-dependent RNA methyltransferase: protein MDALSRYEPIIDDFDAFLDACERPLPTTVRVNPIKATTDRVVEALAAAGVGVERRDWHPGVLELDTDKPGNTWPYVHGWMHGQEEVSSVPPAVLDPQPGDVVWDSCAAPGGKTAQLASEIDDRGLVVANDDNLGRLSALRGNCDRLGVTSAAVTNGDARRTTLDAFPNVDAFDAALVDAPCTCEGTIRKNADALESAGASASRNLGRLQSDILERAVELTRAGGSVVYSTCTFAPEENEAVVDAVLDATDCRLVDFDTGLESVPGLTVWDGESYDESLTKTRRYYPHHNDTGGFFAAKLEVTA from the coding sequence ATGGACGCGCTCTCCCGGTACGAGCCGATCATCGACGACTTCGACGCGTTCCTCGACGCCTGCGAGCGCCCGCTGCCGACGACGGTCCGCGTGAACCCCATCAAGGCGACGACCGACCGCGTGGTGGAGGCGCTCGCCGCGGCAGGCGTCGGCGTAGAGCGCCGCGACTGGCACCCCGGGGTCCTCGAACTGGACACCGACAAACCCGGGAACACGTGGCCGTACGTCCACGGCTGGATGCACGGCCAGGAGGAGGTGTCCTCGGTCCCACCGGCGGTCCTCGACCCCCAGCCAGGCGACGTGGTCTGGGACTCGTGTGCGGCGCCAGGCGGCAAGACCGCCCAGCTCGCCTCCGAGATCGACGACCGGGGGCTCGTGGTGGCCAACGACGACAACCTCGGACGCCTCTCCGCGCTCCGCGGGAACTGCGACCGCCTCGGCGTCACGTCCGCGGCGGTGACGAACGGGGACGCCCGGCGAACGACACTCGACGCGTTCCCGAACGTGGACGCTTTCGACGCCGCGCTCGTGGACGCGCCCTGTACCTGCGAGGGGACGATCCGGAAGAACGCGGACGCCCTGGAGAGCGCGGGCGCGTCGGCCAGCCGGAACCTCGGGCGGCTCCAGTCGGACATCCTCGAACGCGCCGTCGAACTCACCCGCGCGGGCGGCAGCGTCGTCTACTCGACGTGTACGTTCGCGCCCGAGGAGAACGAGGCCGTCGTGGACGCCGTCCTCGACGCGACCGACTGCCGACTCGTCGACTTCGACACCGGCCTCGAGTCGGTGCCGGGACTCACCGTGTGGGACGGCGAGTCCTACGACGAGTCGCTGACGAAGACGCGGCGCTACTACCCGCACCACAACGACACGGGCGGGTTCTTCGCCGCGAAACTGGAGGTGACCGCATGA
- a CDS encoding nucleotide exchange factor GrpE, with amino-acid sequence MSNDAEQAAEGADDEDGEAGPTLAARVREHDDDLGDEVAQLESRVADLEAELADAEAEVEDLTERLQTKQADFQNYKQRAKRRQDEIRERATEDLVERLLDVRDNLDRALDEDSGDADGLREGVELTRNEFDRVLDSEGVSEIAPEPGDDVDAARHEVMMRVDAEPPEGTVADLYRPGYEMGGKVLRTAQVTVSDGSGDE; translated from the coding sequence ATGAGCAACGACGCCGAGCAGGCCGCCGAGGGGGCGGACGACGAGGACGGCGAGGCGGGACCGACGCTGGCTGCCCGCGTCCGCGAGCACGACGACGACCTCGGCGACGAGGTGGCACAACTGGAGTCCCGTGTCGCGGACCTCGAGGCGGAGCTGGCGGACGCCGAGGCGGAGGTCGAGGACCTCACCGAGCGCCTCCAGACCAAGCAGGCGGACTTCCAGAACTACAAGCAGCGCGCGAAGCGCCGCCAGGACGAGATCCGCGAGCGCGCCACGGAGGACCTCGTCGAACGCCTGCTGGACGTGCGCGACAACCTCGACCGGGCCCTCGACGAGGACAGCGGCGACGCCGACGGTCTCCGCGAGGGTGTGGAGCTGACCCGCAACGAGTTCGACCGCGTGCTGGACTCGGAGGGCGTCAGTGAGATCGCGCCGGAACCGGGCGACGACGTGGACGCCGCGCGCCACGAAGTGATGATGCGCGTCGACGCGGAGCCGCCGGAGGGGACCGTCGCGGATCTCTACCGTCCGGGCTACGAGATGGGCGGGAAAGTGTTGCGTACTGCGCAGGTCACGGTCAGCGACGGCAGCGGCGACGAGTGA
- a CDS encoding DUF7122 family protein: MRSNNGRQFDRLPETGEDRDVEGRPTRQAVVDWWVQRFGVPEDTFEGYTLWEKGKGKVWGLPYDLDGPVPVEALGLKLLRTRQEHWKPTTDAVQRFGRHATKNVLELDEERAKRFAAGEDLEIEWDGDWGYLVVAHELAGGVEPIGVGLFTHGELKSMVPKGKQREL, encoded by the coding sequence ATGAGGTCGAACAACGGCCGGCAGTTCGACCGACTGCCCGAGACGGGCGAGGACCGCGACGTCGAGGGGCGGCCGACCCGGCAGGCCGTCGTGGACTGGTGGGTGCAGCGCTTCGGCGTCCCCGAGGACACGTTCGAGGGGTACACGCTCTGGGAGAAGGGCAAGGGGAAGGTGTGGGGGCTGCCCTACGACCTGGACGGCCCTGTGCCCGTGGAAGCACTCGGCCTGAAGCTGCTCCGGACGCGCCAGGAGCACTGGAAGCCGACGACGGACGCCGTCCAGCGCTTCGGCCGCCACGCCACGAAGAACGTCCTCGAACTCGACGAGGAGCGCGCGAAGCGGTTCGCCGCGGGCGAGGACCTCGAAATCGAGTGGGACGGTGACTGGGGCTACCTCGTCGTCGCCCACGAACTCGCGGGCGGCGTCGAACCCATCGGCGTCGGCCTGTTCACGCACGGCGAACTGAAGTCGATGGTGCCGAAGGGCAAGCAGCGCGAGCTGTAA
- the dnaJ gene encoding molecular chaperone DnaJ translates to MSEDFYDVLGVGRDADEAEIQQAYRQKVSEYHPDVNDDPDAEEKFRKIQKAKDVLTDEEKRQQYDQLGHDRYEEAEKRGGAGGGAGAGRGNPFGGAGGAGGMGDIFEQFFGGGAGRGQQRPQQGRDLRTHLTIDLEEAYEGVQKQVTVRRPERCPDCDGAGYPEDADVRTCPQCDGRGQVTQVRQTPLGRVQQTQECSRCGGEGELHSETCSTCSGQGQVREEATLTVDVPAGIRSGQTLRMEREGAPGDKGAPNGDLLVEVEVEPHPDFEREGDDLHHRHAVSFPQAVFGDDIEVPTLDGAASFDLEAGTQSGETFRLKGKGMPRLRRRGQGDLYVTVQVVTPDSLNEEQREALEAFAEAGGEEIDVEQGFFEKLKSSF, encoded by the coding sequence ATGAGCGAGGACTTCTACGACGTGCTCGGCGTTGGGCGGGACGCCGACGAGGCGGAGATACAGCAGGCCTACCGCCAGAAGGTCTCGGAGTACCACCCCGACGTGAACGACGACCCGGACGCAGAGGAGAAGTTCAGGAAGATACAGAAGGCCAAGGACGTGCTGACCGACGAGGAGAAGCGCCAGCAGTACGACCAGCTCGGCCACGACCGGTACGAGGAGGCCGAGAAGCGCGGCGGCGCCGGCGGTGGCGCGGGTGCCGGCCGTGGCAACCCGTTCGGCGGTGCCGGTGGCGCGGGCGGCATGGGCGACATCTTCGAGCAGTTCTTCGGCGGTGGTGCTGGCCGCGGCCAGCAGCGACCCCAGCAGGGCCGGGACCTCCGCACGCACCTCACCATCGACCTCGAGGAGGCCTACGAGGGCGTCCAGAAGCAGGTGACCGTCCGACGACCCGAACGATGTCCGGACTGTGACGGCGCAGGCTACCCCGAGGACGCAGACGTCCGCACGTGTCCGCAGTGCGACGGCCGCGGCCAGGTCACGCAGGTCCGCCAGACGCCCCTCGGTCGGGTCCAGCAGACCCAGGAGTGTTCGCGCTGCGGCGGCGAGGGAGAACTCCACTCCGAGACGTGTTCGACCTGCAGCGGCCAGGGCCAGGTACGCGAGGAGGCCACGCTCACCGTCGACGTCCCCGCGGGCATCCGCTCCGGGCAGACGCTCCGCATGGAGCGCGAGGGTGCGCCCGGCGACAAGGGAGCCCCGAACGGCGACCTCCTCGTCGAAGTCGAGGTCGAGCCCCACCCCGACTTCGAGCGCGAGGGTGACGACCTCCACCACCGTCACGCCGTCTCGTTCCCCCAGGCCGTCTTCGGCGACGACATCGAGGTCCCGACCCTCGACGGCGCCGCCTCCTTCGACCTCGAGGCGGGCACGCAGAGCGGCGAGACGTTCCGCCTCAAGGGGAAGGGGATGCCCCGACTCCGCCGCCGCGGCCAGGGTGACCTCTACGTCACCGTCCAGGTCGTCACCCCGGATTCGCTCAACGAGGAGCAGCGCGAGGCTCTCGAAGCGTTCGCGGAGGCCGGCGGCGAGGAGATCGACGTCGAGCAGGGGTTCTTCGAGAAGCTCAAAAGCTCCTTCTAA
- the dnaK gene encoding molecular chaperone DnaK, with the protein MASEKILGIDLGTTNSAFAVMEGGDPEIIVNGEGDRTTPSVVAFDDGERLIGKPAKNQAVQNPDETVASIKRHMGEEDYTVELDGEEYTPEQVSAMILQKIKHDAEEYLGQDVEKAVITVPAYFNDRQRQATKDAGEIAGFEVERIINEPTAASMAYGLDDESDQTVLVYDLGGGTFDVSILDLGGGVYEVVATNGDNDLGGDDWDEAIIDHLAEEFENNHGIDLREDRQALQRLKDAAEEAKIELSSRKETTVNLPFVTATDSGPVHLEQDLTRATFENLTEDLIERTVGPTEQALEDAGFSKDDIDEVILVGGSTRMPQVQEKVTELVGQEPKKNVNPDEAVALGAAVQGGVLSGEVDDIVLVDVTPLSLGIEVKGGLFERLIEKNTAIPTTASKVFTTAAANQTNVQIRVFQGEREIADENEFLGDFHLSGIPPSPAGVPEIEVSFEIDADGIVNVEAEDKGSGNAESITIEGGAGLSDDQIEQMQEEAEEHAEEDEQRRQRIEARNEAETAIQRAENLLEENEEMVDDDLESDVRDEIESVQEVLDDEDADADELETATESLSKTLQEIGKQAYQQQAQAGAAGAGGAGAAGAGAGGMGGPGEGADGEEFVDADFEDVQEDDEDEQ; encoded by the coding sequence ATGGCAAGCGAGAAGATCCTGGGCATCGACCTCGGCACCACGAACAGCGCGTTCGCGGTGATGGAGGGCGGCGACCCCGAGATCATCGTCAACGGAGAGGGCGACCGGACCACGCCGTCGGTCGTCGCGTTCGACGACGGCGAGCGCCTCATCGGCAAACCCGCGAAGAACCAGGCGGTTCAGAACCCCGACGAGACCGTCGCGTCCATCAAGCGGCACATGGGCGAGGAGGACTACACCGTCGAACTCGACGGCGAGGAGTACACGCCCGAGCAGGTCTCGGCGATGATCCTCCAGAAGATCAAGCACGACGCCGAGGAGTACCTCGGCCAGGACGTCGAGAAGGCCGTCATCACGGTCCCCGCGTACTTCAACGACCGCCAGCGCCAGGCGACGAAGGACGCCGGCGAGATCGCCGGCTTCGAGGTCGAGCGCATCATCAACGAACCGACCGCCGCGTCGATGGCGTACGGCCTCGACGACGAGTCCGACCAGACCGTCCTCGTCTACGACCTCGGGGGCGGCACGTTCGACGTCTCCATCCTCGACCTGGGCGGGGGCGTTTACGAGGTCGTCGCCACTAACGGTGACAACGACCTCGGCGGCGACGACTGGGACGAGGCCATCATCGACCACCTCGCCGAGGAGTTCGAGAACAACCACGGCATCGACCTCCGCGAGGACCGCCAGGCCCTCCAGCGCCTGAAGGACGCCGCCGAGGAGGCGAAGATCGAACTCTCCTCCCGGAAGGAGACGACGGTTAACCTCCCGTTCGTCACGGCGACGGACTCCGGCCCCGTCCACCTCGAACAGGACCTCACGCGCGCGACGTTCGAGAACCTCACCGAGGACCTCATCGAGCGCACCGTCGGCCCGACGGAGCAGGCCCTCGAGGACGCCGGGTTCTCGAAGGACGACATCGACGAGGTCATCCTCGTCGGTGGCTCCACGCGGATGCCCCAGGTCCAGGAGAAGGTCACCGAACTCGTCGGCCAGGAGCCCAAGAAGAACGTCAACCCCGACGAGGCCGTCGCGCTCGGCGCGGCCGTCCAGGGCGGCGTGCTCTCCGGCGAGGTCGACGACATCGTGCTCGTCGACGTCACCCCACTCAGCCTCGGTATCGAGGTGAAGGGTGGCCTCTTCGAGCGCCTCATCGAGAAGAACACCGCCATCCCGACGACCGCCTCGAAGGTCTTCACCACCGCCGCCGCCAACCAGACGAACGTCCAGATCCGCGTCTTCCAGGGCGAGCGCGAGATCGCCGACGAGAACGAGTTCCTCGGCGACTTCCACCTCTCCGGCATCCCGCCGTCCCCCGCGGGCGTCCCCGAAATCGAGGTCTCCTTCGAGATCGACGCCGACGGCATCGTCAACGTCGAGGCCGAGGACAAGGGTTCGGGCAACGCCGAGTCCATCACCATCGAGGGCGGCGCCGGTCTCTCCGACGACCAGATCGAGCAGATGCAGGAGGAGGCCGAGGAGCACGCCGAGGAGGACGAGCAGCGCCGACAGCGCATCGAGGCCCGTAACGAGGCCGAGACCGCCATCCAGCGCGCCGAGAACCTCCTCGAGGAGAACGAGGAGATGGTCGACGACGACCTCGAGTCCGACGTCCGCGACGAGATCGAGAGCGTCCAGGAGGTCCTCGACGACGAGGACGCCGACGCCGACGAACTCGAGACCGCGACCGAGAGCCTGAGCAAGACGCTCCAGGAGATCGGCAAGCAGGCCTACCAGCAGCAGGCCCAGGCCGGCGCGGCGGGCGCCGGCGGTGCGGGTGCGGCCGGTGCCGGTGCGGGCGGCATGGGCGGCCCCGGTGAGGGCGCCGACGGCGAGGAGTTCGTCGACGCCGACTTCGAGGACGTCCAGGAAGACGACGAGGACGAGCAGTAA
- a CDS encoding Rieske (2Fe-2S) protein: MAAEPDDMRPVASRAELDEEGRLVVTEDGQAIALFYHEGEVYAVDNRCPHMGFPLTRGTLDDGVLTCHWHHARFELEAGDTFDPWADDVQTFPVEIRDDEVYLDPDPPRKLPPNVHWRNRLADGLHENLSLVMAKAVVGLDDAGEGFHTPIETAVDFGTKYRSAGWGRGLTTLGCTANLYSQVGGRDRRRAMFAGVREVADDCAGEPPRFQQYAFDNRDLSKDRLKSWFRESVEVRDDDGAERCLLTAVACLDPEAVAEIVFTAATDSLYLNGGHTVDFLNKAFTTLDHVGWHGDGEESNAAKVLAATVDQLTDATRSEELSSWRTPIDVAELVFDVHERLPDLVAAGDGKEWSEPEEFVDELLVDDPEHVVDALTGAIREGASQTELADAVARAATRRVAWFATNNEFADWNTVHHTFSYANAVFEATQRTDATALYRGCFDAAISVYLDRFLNSPRAPLPTPGDSDRDPADVREDVLACFDEQGQVNRAAAFVSEHFDAGGDVDDLKRVLGRGLLREDAGFHTIQNVEGHFARHDAADDEWEQRLALMAAARYMAAHFPTRRSNEQTFSIATRLHRGEKLHEAE; this comes from the coding sequence ATGGCCGCAGAACCCGACGATATGCGTCCCGTCGCGTCGCGCGCGGAACTGGACGAGGAGGGGCGGCTGGTCGTCACCGAGGACGGTCAGGCGATCGCGCTCTTCTACCACGAAGGCGAGGTGTACGCCGTCGACAACCGCTGTCCGCACATGGGGTTCCCGCTCACGCGTGGCACCCTCGACGACGGCGTGCTCACCTGCCACTGGCACCACGCCCGCTTCGAACTGGAGGCGGGGGACACCTTCGACCCGTGGGCCGACGACGTGCAGACGTTCCCTGTCGAGATACGGGACGACGAGGTGTACCTCGACCCGGACCCGCCCCGGAAACTCCCCCCGAACGTCCACTGGCGGAATCGACTCGCCGATGGCCTCCACGAGAACCTCTCCCTCGTGATGGCGAAAGCCGTCGTCGGCCTCGACGACGCCGGCGAGGGGTTCCACACGCCGATCGAGACAGCCGTCGACTTCGGGACGAAGTACCGGTCGGCGGGCTGGGGGCGCGGGCTCACCACACTCGGCTGCACGGCGAACCTCTACTCGCAGGTCGGCGGCCGCGACAGGCGTCGCGCGATGTTCGCGGGCGTCCGCGAGGTCGCCGACGACTGCGCGGGCGAGCCTCCGCGGTTCCAGCAGTACGCCTTCGACAACCGCGACCTCTCGAAGGACCGGCTCAAGTCCTGGTTCCGCGAGAGCGTCGAGGTCCGGGACGACGACGGCGCCGAACGGTGCCTGCTCACTGCAGTCGCGTGCCTCGACCCCGAGGCGGTCGCCGAGATCGTCTTCACCGCCGCGACCGACTCCCTCTACCTGAACGGGGGCCACACGGTCGACTTCCTGAACAAGGCGTTCACGACGCTGGACCACGTCGGCTGGCACGGCGACGGGGAGGAGTCGAACGCGGCGAAGGTCCTCGCCGCCACGGTCGACCAGTTGACCGACGCCACCCGCTCGGAGGAGCTGTCGTCCTGGCGCACCCCTATCGACGTCGCCGAACTGGTGTTCGACGTCCACGAGCGCCTGCCGGACCTCGTCGCGGCAGGCGACGGGAAGGAGTGGAGCGAACCGGAGGAGTTCGTCGACGAACTACTCGTCGACGACCCGGAGCACGTCGTCGACGCGCTCACCGGAGCCATCCGCGAGGGGGCGAGCCAGACGGAACTCGCGGACGCCGTCGCCCGCGCCGCGACCCGCCGGGTCGCCTGGTTCGCCACCAACAACGAGTTCGCCGACTGGAACACGGTCCACCACACGTTCTCGTACGCGAACGCCGTCTTCGAAGCGACCCAGCGGACCGACGCGACGGCGCTCTACCGCGGCTGTTTCGACGCCGCGATCTCCGTCTACCTCGACCGCTTCCTCAACAGTCCACGCGCACCACTCCCGACGCCCGGCGACTCCGACCGCGACCCCGCCGACGTCCGCGAAGACGTCCTCGCGTGCTTCGACGAGCAGGGACAGGTGAACCGCGCGGCGGCGTTCGTCTCCGAGCACTTCGACGCCGGTGGCGACGTCGACGACCTGAAGCGCGTGCTCGGGCGTGGGCTCCTCCGGGAGGACGCGGGCTTCCACACCATCCAGAACGTCGAGGGGCACTTCGCGCGCCACGACGCCGCCGACGACGAGTGGGAGCAGCGTCTGGCGCTGATGGCGGCCGCCCGCTACATGGCGGCGCACTTCCCGACGCGTCGCTCGAACGAGCAGACGTTCTCCATCGCCACGCGGCTCCACCGTGGCGAGAAGCTACACGAAGCAGAGTAG